One Maribacter sp. HTCC2170 genomic window, CAGTCATCACCTCAATTGTTATATCAGTACCTTTCAACGCCCTCAGGTCTTTCTGAGTGGTTTGCGGACAATGTGAATTCTCGTGGTGAAAAATTCAGTTTCATTTGGGATGGGACAGAGGAAGATGCAATACTCCTGAAAAAGAAAAGTGATGAGTTTGTAAAATTTGCTTGGGAAGAAGTTGAAGATGACGCATATTTTGAGATGAAGATCATTGTTGATGAGATAACAAAAGATGTATCACTTTTTATAACCGACTTCGCTGAGGAAGATGAACTGGATGAGGCTAAGATGCTATGGGAAAACCAGATAACAGATTTAAAACATGTTTTAGGTTCCAAATAGAATCAACTTATTATTATACAGTATATTTGGCCTTGATTTTTCAAGGCTTTTTTTATGATAAATTTTGACGGCGAATTACTTTCAAAAGACACTGATTTTTTAAACCACGAAAATAGGGGTTTAAAGTATGGTGATTCTCTTTTTGAGACTCTTCGAGTGATTAATGGGAAGATGTTTTTTTGGGAAGAGCATTATCTTAGATTAATGTCGTCAATGCGAATCCTGAGGATGGAGATTCCAATGAACTTTACCATGGAATTTCTTGAAGGGCAAATAATCACGTCTATTAAGGCAAATCAGCTACAAACTGAAGCTGCCCGAATTCGATTGACAGTTTTTAGGAAAAATGGCGGATTATATTCACCCAACACGAACGATGTCTCTTTTTTAATTGAAACAAAATTGCTTAGCTCTTCTTTTTATACTATTGAAGACCATGCCTATGAAGTTGAACTATTTAAAGACTTTTTTGTTAATCCTGATATGCTTTCAACTCTAAAGACCAATAATAGAATTCTAAATGTGGTCGGGAGCATATTTGCCAAAGAAAATGATTATCAGAATTGTTTGTTATTGAACGCAAATAAGAACGTCGTAGAGGCGTTGAACGCAAATCTATTTCTGGTAAAGGGAAAAGTTATAAAAACGCCCCCTGTTTCTGATGGGTGTTTAAAAGGGATTATTCGCAACAAATTAATTGGTATTATAAAGAATATAGGAGAATATACACTAGTGGAGGCTTCCATTTCTCCATTTGAACTCCAAAAAGCTGATGAGCTCTTTATTACAAATTCTATTATCGGCATTCAACCAATAACAAAATATAGGAAAAAGGAATTTGAAAGTCATGTCGCTAAAAACCTATTGGGTAAATTAAATGCAGCCGCGAGGCTAGGCTAGTTTAAACTTGGATTTTCAGGAGCATTGGACCATAACAGATAATTACCTCCAAGCTCAACCATTTTTTCTTTCCAAAAAGCCACAGAAGATTTTTGAATAATGGCGCTTTCATATTCGTTGGGTACGACAATCCATGATTTGGAGGATAGTTCTTCGTCCAATTGCAAAGAAGACCATCCTGAATAGCCTAAAAAGAAACGTATATCCTGATCGGCAATTACACCTTCGTTTATAAGATTAACCGTCTTTTCAAAATCCCCACCCCAATAAATGCCATCGGAAATTTCTATACTATTGTCTATAAGATGTGGAACCTTATGAATAAAATATAGGTTGTCTTGCTCAACAGGCCCTCCGTTAAATACCTGTAAGGGAATCGAAATTTCGGTCACAAGATCATTGATGTGGTATTCCAGAGGTTTGTTCAAAATA contains:
- a CDS encoding START-like domain-containing protein, which codes for MSDKIKFEIEFVIQSSPQLLYQYLSTPSGLSEWFADNVNSRGEKFSFIWDGTEEDAILLKKKSDEFVKFAWEEVEDDAYFEMKIIVDEITKDVSLFITDFAEEDELDEAKMLWENQITDLKHVLGSK
- a CDS encoding aminotransferase class IV, with the translated sequence MINFDGELLSKDTDFLNHENRGLKYGDSLFETLRVINGKMFFWEEHYLRLMSSMRILRMEIPMNFTMEFLEGQIITSIKANQLQTEAARIRLTVFRKNGGLYSPNTNDVSFLIETKLLSSSFYTIEDHAYEVELFKDFFVNPDMLSTLKTNNRILNVVGSIFAKENDYQNCLLLNANKNVVEALNANLFLVKGKVIKTPPVSDGCLKGIIRNKLIGIIKNIGEYTLVEASISPFELQKADELFITNSIIGIQPITKYRKKEFESHVAKNLLGKLNAAARLG
- a CDS encoding YqgE/AlgH family protein, which encodes MVDLKPKKGKLLIAEPTLTGDVSFNRSVVLLAEHNEEGSVGFILNKPLEYHINDLVTEISIPLQVFNGGPVEQDNLYFIHKVPHLIDNSIEISDGIYWGGDFEKTVNLINEGVIADQDIRFFLGYSGWSSLQLDEELSSKSWIVVPNEYESAIIQKSSVAFWKEKMVELGGNYLLWSNAPENPSLN